From the genome of Impatiens glandulifera chromosome 9, dImpGla2.1, whole genome shotgun sequence, one region includes:
- the LOC124915950 gene encoding glutaredoxin-C5-like: MEMQYQRDSWSTPCYFASASAGGGSGVIMVTKTTAVRDPVERIERLAAESAVVIFSLSTCCMCHAVKRLFCSMGVNPTVHELDEDPIGKDMEMALSRLLGRGSPSSVPVVFIGGKLVGAMDRVMASHINGSLVPLLKAAGALWL, translated from the coding sequence ATGGAAATGCAATACCAAAGAGACTCATGGTCGACTCCCTGTTACTTTGCATCGGCATCCGCCGGCGGCGGCAGCGGAGTAATAATGGTGACGAAGACGACGGCTGTGAGGGACCCAGTTGAGAGGATCGAGAGGCTGGCGGCGGAGAGTGCGGTGGTGATATTCAGTTTGAGCACGTGTTGCATGTGTCACGCCGTGAAGCGCTTATTCTGCAGTATGGGTGTGAATCCGACCGTTCATGAGCTTGACGAGGATCCTATTGGGAAGGACATGGAAATGGCACTCTCAAGACTTCTGGGCCGAGGTTCGCCGTCGTCTGTCCCCGTCGTGTTCATCGGCGGGAAGCTCGTCGGAGCAATGGACCGTGTTATGGCTTCTCATATTAATGGCTCTCTTGTTCCTCTCCTAAAGGCTGCCGGAGCTCTCTGGCTCTGA